From a single Ailuropoda melanoleuca isolate Jingjing chromosome 12, ASM200744v2, whole genome shotgun sequence genomic region:
- the SALL1 gene encoding sal-like protein 1 — protein MSRRKQAKPQHFQSDPEVASLPRRDGDTEKGQPNRATKSKDAHVCGRCCAEFFELSDLLLHKKNCTKNQLVLIVNESPASPPETFSPTPPPEHPEEQMNDPVHKTDQADCSDLSEHRGPHREESMEVEAPGANKGGGGAPGGGGGGGGGGGGGGSRGPPPGCSSGPSTGTSAITTSLPQLGDLTTLGNFSVINSNVIIENLQSTKVAVAQFSQEARCSGASGGKLAVPALMEQLLALQQQQIHQLQLIEQIRHQILLLASQNADLPTSSSPSQGTLRTSANPLSTLSSHLSQQLAAAAGLAQSLASQSASISGVKQLPPIQLPQSGSGHTIIPPNSGSSPNINILAAAVTTPSSEKVASSAGAAHASNPAASASSSPAFAISSLLNPASNPVLPQPAPANSVFPSPLPNIGTTAEDLNSLSALAQQRKSKPPNVTAFEAKSTSDEAFFKHKCRFCAKVFGSDSALQIHLRSHTGERPFKCNICGNRFSTKGNLKVHFQRHKEKYPHIQMNPYPVPEHLDNIPTSTGIPYGMSIPPEKPVTSWLDTKPVLPTLTTSVGLPLPPSLPSLTPFIKTEEPAPIPISHSATSPPGSVKSDSGAPDPATRNLGGLADEAEGAAGPPSGGKSEESGVAASSAPMASGGSLSSPAGDGGPGGAAAFTNPLLPLMSEQFKAKFPFGGLLDSAQASETSKLQQLVENIDKKAADPNECIICHRVLSCQSALKMHYRTHTGERPFKCKICGRAFTTKGNLKTHYSVHRAMPPLRVQHSCPICQKKFTNAVVLQQHIRMHMGGQIPNTPVPDSYPESMESDTGSFDEKNFDDLDTFSDENMEDCPEGSIPDTPKSADASQDSLSSSPLPLEMSSIAALENQMKMINAGLAEQLQASLKSVENGSVEGDVLTNDSSSVGGDMESQSAGSPAISESTSSMQAVSPSNSTQELHKSPSMEEKPQRAVAGEFANGLSPTPVNGGALDLTSSHAEKIIKEDSLGILFPFRDRGKFKNTACDICGKTFACQSALDIHYRSHTKERPFICTVCNRGFSTKGNLKQHMLTHQMRDLPSQLFEPSSNLGPNQNSAGIPTNSLSSLIKTEVNGFVHVTPQDSKDTSTSHVPSGPLSSSATSPVLLPALPRRTPKQHYCNTCGKTFSSSSALQIHERTHTGEKPFACTICGRAFTTKGNLKVHMGTHMWNSTPARRGRRLSVDGPMTFLGGNPVKFPEMFQKDLAARSGSGDPSSFWNQYAAALSNGLAMKANEISVIQNGGIPPIPGSLGSGSSSPISGLTGNLEKLQNSEPSAPLAGLEKMASSENGTNFRFTRFVEDSKEIVTS, from the exons ATGTCGCGGAGGAAGCAAGCGAAGCCTCAACATTTCCAATCCGACCCTGAAGTGGCCTCGCTCCCCCGGCGAGATG gagacacagagaaaggtCAACCCAATCGCGCCACGAAGAGCAAGGACGCCCACGTCTGCGGCCGGTGCTGTGCCGAGTTCTTTGAATTATCAGATCTTCTGCTGCACAAGAAGAACTGTACTAAAAATCAATTAGTTTTAATCGTCAATGAGAGCCCAGCCAGCCCACCCGAaaccttctctcccaccccccctcccgAGCATCCCGAGGAACAAATGAATGACCCCGTTCACAAAACAGATCAGGCAGACTGCAGCGACCTTTCGGAACACCGCGGCCCACACAGGGAAGAGTCCATGGAGGTGGAGGCCCCGGGGGCTAACAAAGGTGGTGGTGGCGCTCCGGGGGGCggcggcggtggtggtggtggcggtgggggcGGCGGCAGCCGCGGCCCCCCGCCGGGCTGCAGCAGCGGCCCCTCCACAGGTACCTCAGCGATCACAACCTCTCTACCTCAACTCGGGGACCTGACGACACTGGGCAACTTCTCCGTGATCAACAGCAACGTCATCATCGAGAACCTGCAGAGCACCAAGGTGGCCGTGGCCCAGTTCTCCCAGGAAGCGAGGTGCAGCGGGGCTTCGGGGGGCAAGCTGGCCGTCCCCGCCCTCATGGAGCAGCTCCTGGCCCTACAGCAGCAACAGATCCACCAGCTGCAGCTGATCGAACAGATCCGTCACCAAATACTGCTGTTGGCTTCTCAGAACGCAGACTTGCCAACATCTTCGAGTCCTTCTCAAGGTACTTTACGAACATCTGCCAACCCCTTGTCCACACTAAGCTCCCATTTATCTCAGCAGCTGGCGGCAGCAGCTGGATTAGCACAGAGCCTCGCCAGCCAGTCTGCCAGCATCAGCGGTGTGAAACAGCTCCCCCCCATCCAGCTACCTCAGAGCGGTTCTGGCCACACCATCATTCCACCCAACAGCGGCTCTTCCCCCAACATTAACATTTTGGCGGCAGCGGTGACCACCCCATCCTCGGAAAAAGTGGCTTCGAGCGCTGGCGCCGCGCACGCCAGCAACCCAGCAGCCTCGGCGTCGTCCTCACCAGCTTTTGCAATAAGCAGTTTATTGAATCCTGCATCTAACCCAGTTCTACCTCAGCCGGCCCCCGCTAACTCGGTTTTCCCCAGCCCTTTGCCCAACATCGGAACAACTGCAGAGGATTTGAACTCCTTGTCTGCCTTGGCCCAGCAAAGAAAGAGCAAGCCACCAAATGTCACCGCCTTCGAGGCGAAAAGCACGTCGGACGAGGCGTTCTTCAAACACAAATGCAGGTTCTGCGCGAAGGTCTTCGGGAGCGACAGTGCCTTGCAGATCCATCTGCGTTCCCACACCGGGGAGAGGCCCTTCAAGTGCAACATCTGCGGGAACAGGTTCTCCACCAAGGGGAACCTCAAAGTCCACTTTCAGCGCCACAAAGAGAAATACCCTCATATCCAGATGAACCCCTATCCCGTGCCTGAGCATCTGGACAATATCCCCACGAGTACTGGCATCCCGTACGGCATGTCCATCCCCCCGGAAAAGCCGGTCACCAGCTGGCTAGACACCAAACCGGTCCTGCCCACTCTGACCACGTCGGTCGGCCTGCCGTTGCCCCCGTCCCTCCCAAGCCTCACGCCCTTCATCAAGACCGAAGAGCCAGCCCCGATCCCCATCAGCCATTCTGCCACCAGCCCCCCAGGCTCCGTCAAAAGTGACTCCGGGGCCCCTGACCCAGCCACGAGAAACCTGGGTGGGCTCGCGGACGAAGCCGAAGGGGCCGCTGGGCCGCCGTCCGGAGGCAAAAGCGAAGAGAGTGGTGTGGCCGCCAGCTCGGCCCCCATGGCCAGCGGTGGCTCTCTGAGCTCCCCGGCGGGCGACGGCGGCCCGGGCGGTGCCGCGGCGTTCACCAACCCCTTGCTGCCGCTCATGTCCGAGCAGTTCAAGGCGAAGTTTCCTTTCGGGGGCCTCTTGGACTCGGCCCAGGCGTCGGAGACCTCCAAACTCCAGCAGTTGGTAGAGAACATTGACAAGAAGGCCGCTGACCCCAACGAGTGTATCATCTGCCACCGGGTCCTCAGCTGCCAGAGCGCCTTGAAGATGCACTACCGCACGCACACTGGGGAGAGGCCCTTCAAGTGTAAGATCTGCGGCCGGGCGTTCACCACGAAAGGGAACCTTAAGACCCATTACAGTGTCCACCGTGCTATGCCCCCACTCCGTGTCCAGCATTCCTGCCCCATCTGCCAGAAGAAGTTCACCAACGCCGTGGTCCTGCAGCAGCACATTCGAATGCATATGGGCGGTCAGATCCCCAACACCCCGGTCCCTGACAGCTACCCCGAGTCCATGGAGTCAGACACGGGCTCCTTTGACGAGAAGAACTTCGACGACCTGGACACCTTCTCTGATGAAAACATGGAGGACTGTCCCGAGGGCAGCATCCCCGACACGCCCAAGTCCGCAGATGCGTCCCAAGACAGCTTATCTTCTTCGCCTTTGCCCCTGGAGATGTCAAGCATCGCTGCTTTGGAAAATCAGATGAAGATGATCAATGCCGGCCTGGCAGAGCAGCTGCAGGCCAGCCTGAAGTCCGTGGAGAACGGGTCCGTCGAGGGGGACGTCCTGACCAACGATTCGTCCTCGGTGGGTGGTGACATGGAGAGCCAAAGTGCTGGCAGCCCGGCCATCTCAGAGTCTACCTCTTCCATGCAGGCTGTGTCCCCATCCAACAGCACCCAGGAGCTCCACAAGTCCCCCAGCATGGAGGAGAAGCCACAGAGAGCAGTAGCCGGCGAGTTCGCCAACGGCCTGTCTCCCACCCCTGTGAATGGTGGGGCTTTGGACCTAACGTCCAGTCACGCAGAGAAGATCATCAAAGAAGATTCTTTGGGGATCCTCTTCCCTTTCAGAGACCggggtaaatttaaaaatactgcttgCGACATTTGTGGCAAAACCTTTGCTTGTCAGAGTGCCTTGGACATTCACTACAGAAGTCATACCAAAGAGAGACCATTTATTTGCACAGTTTGCAATCGCGGCTTTTCCACAAAGGGGAATCTGAAGCAGCACATGCTGACACATCAGATGCGGGACCTACCATCACAGCTCTTTGAGCCCAGTTCCAACCTCGGCCCCAATCAGAACTCGGCGGGGATCCCCACCAACTCCTTGTCGTCTCTCATCAAAACAGAGGTCAACGGCTTCGTGCATGTCACTCCTCAGGACAGCAAGGACACCTCCACCAGTCATgtcccctctgggcctctgtcctcCTCTGCCACGTCCCCAGTtctgctcccagctctgcccaggaGAACCCCGAAGCAACACTACTGCAACACGTGTGGTAAAACCTTCTCCTCGTCGAGCGCCCTGCAGATCCACGAGCgaactcacactggagagaaaccctttGCTTGCACTATTTGTGGGAGAGCTTTCACAACAAAAGGCAATCTGAAG GTGCACATGGGCACTCACATGTGGAATAGCACCCCTGCGCGACGGGGTCGGCGGCTCTCTGTGGATGGCCCCATGACATTTCTAGGAGGCAATCCTGTCAAGTTCCCAGAAATGTTCCAGAAAGATTTGGCGGCAAGGTCAGGAAGCGGGGATCCTTCCAGTTTCTGGAATCAGTATGCAGCGGCACTCTCCAACGGGCTGGCGATGAAGGCCAATGAGATCTCCGTCATTCAGAATGGTGGCATCCCTCCAATTCCTGGAAGCCTGGGCAGCGGGAGCAGCTCACCTATTAGTGGGCTGACGGGAAATCTGGAGAAGCTCCAGAACTCCGAGCCCAGCGCTCCTCTGGCCGGCCTGGAGAAGATGGCCAGCAGCGAGAATGGAACCAACTTCCGGTTCACCCGCTTCGTGGAGGACAGCAAAGAGATTGTCACAAGTTAA